Proteins from one Phyllobacterium zundukense genomic window:
- a CDS encoding VOC family protein gives MTETNQARTADMKLEIVVIPVSDPDRSKEFYANLGWRLDADFVGTDFRVMQFTPPGSGCSVIFGKNVTAAAPGSAQGLYLIVSDIEAARKELIERGVTVSDAFHPAGDVYTGPDEPYLFGRVRTGGLHPERGTYRSFASFSDPDGNGWLFQEVTARLPGRVDATDTIFTSSKELAAALRRAGAAHGEHEKRTGGEYDEGWPDWYAEYMVKEQSGEPLPI, from the coding sequence ATGACTGAGACAAATCAAGCGCGAACGGCCGATATGAAACTCGAGATTGTCGTCATCCCGGTTTCAGACCCGGACCGCTCGAAGGAGTTCTATGCCAACCTCGGCTGGAGGCTGGACGCCGATTTTGTCGGCACCGATTTTCGCGTGATGCAATTTACGCCGCCGGGTTCCGGGTGCTCCGTCATCTTCGGCAAAAATGTCACCGCTGCAGCGCCTGGCTCGGCCCAAGGGCTTTACCTGATCGTTTCCGACATCGAGGCTGCCCGCAAGGAGCTTATCGAACGGGGCGTGACGGTCAGCGACGCGTTTCACCCTGCGGGTGACGTTTATACGGGTCCGGACGAGCCCTATTTGTTTGGACGAGTCCGGACTGGAGGGCTGCATCCCGAACGAGGCACCTATCGCTCATTCGCGTCGTTCAGCGATCCCGATGGGAATGGCTGGCTGTTCCAGGAGGTTACGGCGCGATTGCCCGGGCGCGTGGATGCGACCGATACGATCTTCACCTCGTCGAAAGAGCTCGCGGCGGCACTACGCCGTGCAGGGGCTGCGCATGGCGAGCACGAGAAGCGGACCGGTGGTGAGTATGATGAGGGCTGGCCGGACTGGTATGCGGAGTACATGGTCAAGGAACAGTCGGGCGAACCATTGCCAATATGA
- a CDS encoding HPP family protein, which produces MLWSTLKRFIPAVAPVSKYERFRACIGALVGIMVTGTVSKLALGPEVNLPLLIAPMGASAVLLFAAPTSPLAQPWSILGGNMLSAFVGVSFALLVPDPIIASALAVSVAIGLMLALGCLHPPSGAVALTAVLGGPVLQAEGYGFVFWPVGLNSLLLLASALVFNNLAGRRYPHLAPGPQVNIHATADLPPTARLGFVPSDLQDVLAQYDEIVNVSPDELDALLHRAQIRAYERRSGEITCGQIMSKDVATVRPETALRDAWRLLLNHRIKALPVTSPDGELLGIITQTDFMRASLLADDGRLHLGWRVRVGNRFRLARQSKHTVADIMTRRVQSALPETMIAKLVPPMADMGLHHMPVVDANNRVVGIVTQSDLIAALFQERQTSSVEIQATKLTNDEQAA; this is translated from the coding sequence ATGCTTTGGAGCACCCTCAAGCGCTTCATCCCTGCGGTTGCGCCGGTCAGCAAGTATGAGCGCTTCAGAGCGTGCATTGGTGCACTTGTCGGCATCATGGTGACGGGGACTGTCAGTAAACTTGCGCTGGGTCCAGAGGTTAACCTTCCTCTGCTGATTGCTCCTATGGGCGCATCGGCTGTGCTGCTCTTTGCTGCGCCAACAAGTCCGCTGGCGCAGCCATGGTCAATACTGGGCGGCAATATGCTGTCCGCATTTGTCGGCGTTTCATTCGCGCTTCTTGTGCCGGATCCGATCATTGCGTCGGCATTGGCCGTGTCGGTCGCCATTGGCCTGATGCTGGCGCTGGGTTGTCTGCATCCCCCAAGCGGGGCAGTTGCGTTGACCGCCGTGTTGGGCGGACCAGTGTTGCAGGCGGAGGGATACGGCTTCGTCTTCTGGCCAGTCGGGCTTAATTCCCTGTTGTTGCTGGCGTCAGCGCTGGTTTTCAACAATTTGGCAGGGCGCCGTTATCCCCATCTTGCGCCGGGCCCTCAAGTCAACATCCACGCTACGGCGGACTTGCCCCCGACGGCTCGCCTGGGATTTGTCCCCAGCGATCTGCAGGACGTGCTGGCCCAATATGACGAGATCGTCAATGTCAGCCCGGACGAGCTCGATGCGCTGCTGCATAGGGCGCAGATCCGCGCCTATGAGAGGCGCTCCGGCGAGATCACCTGCGGGCAGATCATGTCGAAGGATGTCGCAACCGTGCGCCCCGAGACGGCGTTGCGCGACGCCTGGAGGCTCCTCCTCAATCACCGTATCAAGGCGCTTCCGGTGACCTCACCGGATGGCGAACTGCTCGGTATCATCACCCAGACAGACTTCATGCGGGCATCGCTTCTGGCCGATGACGGCCGCCTCCATCTTGGCTGGCGCGTGCGCGTCGGGAACCGGTTCCGATTGGCGCGCCAGTCCAAGCATACGGTGGCCGATATAATGACACGCCGGGTCCAGTCGGCCTTGCCGGAAACCATGATCGCCAAGCTCGTGCCGCCGATGGCCGACATGGGCCTGCACCACATGCCGGTGGTCGATGCAAACAACCGCGTCGTTGGCATCGTCACACAGTCAGACCTGATTGCCGCGCTGTTTCAGGAAAGGCAGACCAGCTCCGTAGAAATCCAGGCCACGAAACTGACCAATGACGAGCAGGCGGCTTAG
- a CDS encoding OmpA family protein, with the protein MMKRFAIGCLAATFLAGCTTTDPYTGQQKMSNTAGGAMIGTAVGALTGLAIGGGGKSGRNAALIGAGIGALSGGAIGNYMDRQESELRAQLQGTGVSVTRNGDRIILNMPSNITFNTDQDQVKPEFFSTLGSVAIVLRKFDRTIVDVAGHTDSTGSLQHNQLLSERRALSVANYLTQQGIDNRRFDVQGYGPTQPVATNATEAGRAQNRRVEIQISPLTE; encoded by the coding sequence ATGATGAAGAGATTTGCCATCGGCTGCCTTGCCGCGACCTTTCTTGCGGGCTGCACCACGACCGACCCCTATACGGGCCAGCAGAAAATGTCGAACACGGCCGGTGGTGCCATGATCGGCACGGCTGTCGGCGCGTTGACGGGTCTGGCGATTGGCGGCGGTGGCAAGTCCGGGCGCAATGCAGCGCTGATCGGCGCGGGTATCGGCGCGCTCAGCGGTGGCGCGATCGGCAATTACATGGATCGTCAGGAGTCGGAACTGCGCGCACAGTTGCAGGGCACCGGTGTGTCGGTGACGCGCAATGGCGACCGGATCATCCTCAACATGCCGTCCAACATCACCTTCAACACAGATCAGGATCAGGTGAAGCCGGAATTCTTCTCCACGCTAGGTTCTGTCGCTATCGTCCTGCGCAAGTTCGACCGCACCATCGTCGATGTCGCCGGTCACACGGATTCCACTGGCAGCCTGCAGCATAACCAGCTGCTATCGGAACGCCGCGCTCTGTCCGTTGCCAATTATCTGACACAGCAGGGCATCGACAACCGTCGCTTCGACGTTCAAGGTTATGGTCCGACGCAGCCCGTCGCGACCAACGCCACCGAAGCCGGCCGCGCGCAGAATCGCCGCGTCGAGATCCAGATTTCGCCGCTTACCGAGTAG
- a CDS encoding pseudouridine-5'-phosphate glycosidase: MMTKALNPFMDVAPAVQDALVAGKPVVALESTIITHGMPYPDNSRMAADVEAIIIAEGAVPATIAIVDGRLKIGLSAQEREALAQVKGAMKLSRADLAFALSEGRTGGTTVAATMLAAHLAGIKVFATGGIGGVHKGAEQSFDISADLEELGRTPVIVVSAGAKAILDIEKTLEVLETKGVPVVVYGADVLPAFWSRQSPIKAPLRLDTPDAIAKFQAARDAIGVVGGMLITNPIPAANEIPAEIMGGYIKEAIARATKKGVTGKAVTPFLLSELLDITKGESLKANIALVENNARLAAKIAVSLTATR, from the coding sequence ATGATGACCAAAGCTTTGAACCCATTCATGGACGTTGCCCCCGCGGTTCAGGACGCGCTTGTAGCGGGCAAACCCGTCGTTGCACTCGAAAGCACCATCATCACCCATGGGATGCCCTACCCGGACAACAGCCGCATGGCGGCCGACGTCGAAGCTATCATCATTGCGGAAGGCGCGGTTCCAGCGACTATAGCCATCGTCGACGGGCGTTTGAAGATCGGTCTTTCTGCGCAAGAGCGCGAGGCGCTGGCGCAGGTCAAGGGCGCGATGAAACTCTCGCGTGCGGATCTGGCGTTTGCGCTGTCGGAAGGGCGTACCGGGGGGACCACCGTTGCCGCGACGATGCTCGCCGCCCACCTCGCGGGGATCAAGGTTTTCGCCACTGGCGGCATTGGCGGCGTGCACAAGGGCGCCGAGCAGAGTTTCGATATCTCAGCTGATCTGGAAGAGCTAGGCCGCACGCCAGTCATCGTCGTTTCGGCCGGCGCCAAAGCGATTCTCGATATCGAGAAAACGCTGGAAGTGCTTGAAACCAAAGGCGTTCCGGTCGTGGTCTATGGCGCGGACGTGCTACCCGCTTTCTGGTCACGGCAATCCCCGATCAAGGCACCGCTGCGGCTCGATACGCCGGATGCCATTGCAAAGTTTCAGGCCGCGCGGGATGCCATCGGCGTTGTCGGCGGCATGCTGATTACCAATCCCATCCCCGCGGCAAATGAAATCCCCGCGGAAATCATGGGCGGGTACATTAAAGAAGCGATTGCCCGCGCCACAAAAAAAGGCGTCACCGGCAAGGCAGTGACGCCGTTTCTTCTCTCGGAACTTCTCGACATCACCAAGGGTGAGAGCCTTAAAGCGAACATTGCTCTCGTCGAGAACAATGCGCGCCTTGCCGCGAAGATCGCGGTATCGCTAACCGCTACTCGGTAA
- a CDS encoding carbohydrate kinase family protein, with translation MIQATKPLLFAVGGAHLDRRGQSLVPFVPGASNPGIMREEPGGGVFNALRLAVQRGIAAEILSVRGGDRIGEMVAAAIETAGIHDGSVVFMDRATPSYTAILDEHGDVVAGIADMGLYELALPRQLRRRKVRDSIAIADAVFCDANLPSDALQRLASLAGERPLFALAISPAKVSRLEPIFSNLTCLFMNRREALALTGLGPDAGLKDLYKALQAEGLKSAVISNGGEAALAFCGNDVFTIHPPAVDEIADVTGAGDALAGGMIAALMRGLAFDEALREGLAASMLTLKVHSASARFTRQEFDSALAQIPAALA, from the coding sequence ATGATCCAAGCCACCAAGCCGTTGCTCTTCGCTGTCGGCGGCGCTCATCTCGACCGGCGCGGCCAGAGCCTCGTGCCGTTCGTGCCCGGCGCATCCAATCCCGGAATCATGCGCGAGGAACCGGGCGGCGGCGTCTTCAATGCGCTGCGCCTCGCGGTTCAGCGCGGGATCGCCGCCGAGATTCTTTCGGTGCGCGGTGGTGACCGGATCGGGGAAATGGTTGCCGCAGCCATCGAAACAGCGGGCATTCATGACGGCTCGGTGGTCTTCATGGACCGCGCGACACCGAGCTATACGGCTATCCTTGACGAGCACGGCGATGTGGTCGCGGGTATCGCGGACATGGGACTTTATGAGCTCGCCTTGCCGCGGCAATTGCGACGGCGCAAGGTGCGCGATTCGATCGCCATTGCCGATGCGGTGTTCTGCGATGCCAACCTTCCCTCGGATGCGTTGCAGCGGCTGGCAAGTCTCGCAGGCGAGCGGCCGCTGTTTGCGCTGGCGATTTCGCCGGCAAAGGTGTCTCGTCTCGAACCGATATTCAGTAACCTCACCTGCCTGTTCATGAACCGCCGCGAAGCGCTGGCACTGACCGGGCTCGGTCCCGACGCCGGACTAAAGGACCTCTATAAGGCGTTGCAGGCCGAGGGTCTCAAGAGCGCTGTGATCAGCAATGGTGGTGAGGCCGCCCTCGCCTTTTGCGGCAACGACGTGTTCACTATCCATCCGCCCGCCGTCGATGAAATCGCCGATGTCACCGGCGCGGGCGATGCGCTGGCTGGGGGCATGATCGCCGCGCTGATGCGGGGTCTCGCTTTTGATGAAGCTCTACGCGAGGGACTGGCAGCGTCGATGCTGACGCTGAAAGTTCACTCCGCCAGCGCCAGGTTCACACGGCAGGAATTCGACAGTGCACTTGCACAGATACCGGCTGCTCTCGCCTAA
- the recA gene encoding recombinase RecA → MAQNSLRLVEGNSVDKTKALDAALSQIERAFGKGSIMRLGRNEQVVEIETVSTGSLSLDIALGVGGLPKGRIVEIYGPESSGKTTLALHTIAEAQKKGGICAFVDAEHALDPVYARKLGVDLENLLISQPDTGEQALEITDTLVRSGAIDVLVVDSVAALTPRAEIEGEMGDSLPGLQARLMSQALRKLTASISRSNCMVIFINQIRMKIGVMFGSPETTTGGNALKFYASVRLDIRRIGSLKERDEVVGNQTRVKVVKNKLAPPFKQVEFDIMYGEGVSKTGELVDLGVKAGIVEKSGSWFSYNSQRLGQGRDNAKLFLKENPEIANEIELVLRQNAGLIAEQMLDKGPDDIEDDGPDAAEG, encoded by the coding sequence ATGGCTCAAAATTCATTGCGGTTGGTTGAGGGTAATTCGGTGGATAAAACGAAAGCGCTGGATGCGGCATTGTCTCAGATCGAGAGGGCCTTTGGTAAGGGCTCGATCATGCGGCTTGGACGCAATGAGCAGGTGGTTGAAATCGAAACGGTTTCGACCGGCTCGCTGTCGCTGGATATTGCTCTTGGCGTCGGCGGATTGCCGAAAGGCCGCATCGTCGAGATCTATGGGCCGGAAAGCTCCGGCAAGACGACGCTTGCCCTGCATACGATCGCCGAAGCCCAGAAGAAGGGTGGCATTTGCGCCTTTGTCGATGCCGAGCACGCACTTGATCCTGTCTATGCCCGCAAGCTTGGCGTTGACCTCGAAAACCTCCTGATTTCGCAGCCGGATACCGGCGAACAGGCTCTGGAGATCACCGATACGCTGGTGCGCTCCGGCGCAATCGATGTTCTGGTCGTCGATTCGGTCGCTGCGCTGACGCCCCGCGCTGAAATCGAAGGCGAGATGGGTGACAGTCTGCCGGGTCTGCAGGCGCGCCTGATGAGTCAGGCACTGCGCAAGCTCACCGCTTCCATTTCCCGCTCCAACTGCATGGTCATCTTCATCAACCAGATCCGCATGAAGATTGGCGTCATGTTCGGCTCGCCCGAGACCACCACAGGCGGCAATGCGCTGAAATTCTATGCGTCCGTTCGTCTCGATATCCGCCGGATCGGGTCGCTGAAGGAGCGCGATGAGGTTGTCGGCAACCAGACCCGCGTCAAGGTCGTCAAGAACAAGCTGGCTCCGCCCTTCAAGCAGGTCGAATTCGACATCATGTATGGCGAAGGCGTTTCCAAGACGGGCGAGCTGGTCGATCTCGGCGTCAAGGCCGGTATCGTGGAGAAATCCGGTTCCTGGTTCTCCTACAATTCGCAGCGTCTTGGCCAGGGTCGCGACAATGCGAAACTGTTCCTCAAGGAAAATCCGGAAATCGCCAACGAGATCGAACTGGTGCTGCGCCAGAATGCCGGTCTCATCGCCGAGCAGATGCTCGACAAGGGGCCGGACGACATCGAGGACGATGGTCCGGACGCCGCCGAGGGCTGA